The sequence below is a genomic window from Physeter macrocephalus isolate SW-GA chromosome 19, ASM283717v5, whole genome shotgun sequence.
CCATCAGTCCAGCAATGCCCATAAATTTATCTGGAACTGCTTCCCGGGTGCAGAGAGCAGATCTGAGTAGCTGTGCTGCCATACAGATAGGTTTAGCACTAGATACTTAGTGACTGTGGTGAGGAAGGACCGGTGGtgatggggtgggggcgggggcgggccgaGGCGCTCAGTTGCCTTCTCCGGCTTCCTCGTCCTGCTGGTCGCTCGTCCAGAGGGTGAGGTTGTCTCGCAGCAGCTGCATGATGAGCGTGGAGTCCTTATAGGAATCCTCATTTAGTGTGTCCAGCTCGGCTATGGCGTCATCGAAGGCTTGTTTGGCTAAGAGGCAGGCCTGCTCGGGCGCGTTCTGGATCTCGTAGTAGAACACGGAGAAGTTGAGGGCCAGGCCCAGCCGGATGGGGTGTGTTGGCTGCATGTGCTCCTTGCTGATTTCGAAGGCTTCCTTGTAGGCTGCCTCCGAAGCTTCGACCACGCTGTTTTTCTTCTCGCCGGAAGCCACCTCTGCCAGGTAGCGGTAGTAGTCGCCCTTCATCTTCAGGTAGAAGACCTTGCTCTCATACTGGAAGTCATTGCAGTTCTTGATGAGGAACTTGTCCAGCAGGGCCAGCACGTCATTGCACACTGTTTCCAGCTCCTTTTCGATCTTCTCCCGGTAAGCCTTAACCTTCTCCAGCTTCTTCTCATTCCCGTCGGCCATGGTTTTCTGCTCGATGCTGCTGATGACCCTCCAGGAAGACCGCCGGGCACCAACCACATTCTTGTAAGCCACGGAGAGGAGGTTTCGGTCTTCATTGGAGAGAGGTTCGTTGAGCTCGGTCACCTGCAACATCCCCAAAAGATAAACACTGAGACCCGAGTCTGAAAACCCTGGAGAGAGATCTTCCCCTCAACCCAGTCAACAACCCTCCTCAAAAACAGGATTACGGACAAGCCACTGAAGAAAAACCAACTGGACGAGGACCCTATATGAAGGGAGACTGCAGTCTAACAGAAGAGATAGATATTAACTCAAAAGTGATAAGGACTCTGAAAAAGGCAGAATTCAGGCCTTCTAAGATGCCGCCTTCACCTTGGCGGAGGTGTGGGGATAAAAGTGTTGATGGAAGGTTGTGAGGTACTGGCGCACAAGGAGGTGTTGGGGAAAAGCCCTGAGGCTCAGCTATTCTGCATAAGATATTCTCACAGTAAAATCGTACAATTCCTTTGTCAAATGTTCAAAGGTTATCACAGACTGGAAGTCTACTTCCAGCTTTCTATTCTAGAAAGAACCAATCACACCTCCCTCAAACACTTATTAACAAAGAAGAGCTTCCCAGATGAGCTCAAACACCACACAGATCTAGTGGCCAGAGTTTCACCCTGGTTACATGTGGAACCCCACCGGTAAAcccagccctcccccaacccaaaACGGATGCATTAGTGACAGTAAAGTGTCCCCAGCCTCTGCTGAAAGGAGGCATAACTACTCAGCAGCAAGCTTTACTCCGACCTACCTGACAGGAAACCCTGACTGCCCATCAAGGATAGAAGCACCAATTATTTTAAGTGGAAACgttaaatttcaaattcttcaTGACGCCAACTGCAAGCGAGCCAGCTGGGTCATCAGTAGAAGGAGCACTGGACTTTGCTGTGCTGAGCTGTGCCACCAAAAAgtcatgttgaagtcctaacccctggtacccatcagcatgaccttatttggaaacagggtcattgcAGGTGTCATCAAGTCAAGATGAGGTCGTACTGCATAAGGTGgatcctaaatccaatgactggtgtccttataagaaaaaggGAGATCTGGAGACAAAAGCCATTGCCATGTGATGATggagacagagactggagtgatgtgtctacaaagGCCAAGGATTACCAGGAGCTACCAGAAACGAGGAGGGGCAAGGGaggattttcccctagagccttcagagggagcacagccctgccgacaccttgatctcagactctAGCCTTCCaaactgtgataaaatacatttctcttgttgtaagccatccagtttgtggtggCTTTGTTTGGtggtcctaggaaactaatacagacttAGAATCAGAAAACTCTGGGCCCCAGCAAAGCCACTAACACGCTAAATTGGCCTGTATCTTCTATAAAGTGGGGGGATTCCTCAACTATGTGACCTACTGGGAAAGGTCTTTAattctaaaaacagaaaaagaagaaaaaagaacagcacTTAGAAAACCACAAAACTCAACAAAAAGGCATTACTTAAATCAAACTATAAGGACAGAACTTGCTCCAATGGAAGGGAAAAGCCAAGTCTGATGGAGAAACTTATTAACAACATAATAAAACAACCATGCTTACCATGGATTAAGAAGACTGAGCAGTAGAGaatcagaagtttaaaaaaaatgaattaaaaaggaTGATAGGTCTGTTTGAAAAATTAGTAGTTCAAGAACATAAGCAACAAATGTAATCACTGAATgtgtaaaattagaaaacttgTGCCAAGTTCTTAAAAGTGAAACATGCAACTGTCTACCACCACCTCCCTCCTCAACAAATcccagacaaaataaaaataccagcTCCCTCTTCTAACTCCCTCATTTCCCTGTCCCCAGAACCCCTACTCTTCTGCTGCAAATCGTTAGCCAGGGATGGCCTCTCCCTCTTTGCCTAGTCAATCAACCCAACCCACTTCCTCCTTCAGTGTAGTCTTCAGCTACAAGCTGCCCCTGACATTCCCCAGGAGGGCTGCCTGCAAGCCCGGCTCCTCATTCCTCCCCACAAAGACAGGAATGGTCTCCACGCTGGTCTGGGGCAATCCCCTCCTCTCTACTAATCCACAATCCATGCTCCCCTCAAGACCTGTAACCCCACTAGTTTTCTCCTCCAGGGAGTGCCTTTAAACACACTTGCTTACTAAAAGTATAAAGAGACATTGTAGatatttttctgataatttgGTCTTTTAAGGAAGCAACCCTTATAAATCAAAATTCCATCTCAAATACTATGACAAATCTCAGAATGCTTGAATCCTTTAGCATGACACTTTTCTAGGCCAATATTCAGTAAAACAAAACATGAGGCAAGAACAGAATTTGAAAAGCTCCTCAGATCTTCCAATAAGTAAATCCAACTAAGGCCACTTgatgttaaaatgcaaatgacaTCCATAAGGAGCCACTATATACTTCATCCTGTGACCAGTAAAGCTGCTTTTGTTGGACTATTGCAAAGACACCTCAAAGTATGTCCCCAAAGCACATCATTAAAATTGAGTGcatatctgaaatatttatatatcacacAGTGTTTGCACAAGGGGTGGTATCATTactcaaaaaaaatcttaagacatCTGGAGTTTAGCCTgagctagctgtgtgaccttcaacaGAACACAGCTTTTCTGGAAATCAAAAGTCAAATAAGGGGGACCAGCCTAAACAGTCTCCAAGGACTTCTTCAGCTCTAAAATCCTAGGATTCCATTTTTCCTGAGCAACTATAACAGGTGTGGTAAGGCCTGAGGTCAATACTATTGAATATCAACATAAATGTGGGTGTATCTGTGGGTTCCAGGAATCCGAGGATCCCTTCTCCATCAGGAATAAACTGCCAAAAAAGGCTACTGGGCAATATTTATGACACCTTCACAAGAAATATCATTGACTAAGAGTGTCAGTGTTTATGTAACGATCACCTGGTCGCCTGCCAGTCTGAATGAATCACTATCGGCATCAGCTGAGTGTGACTAATGGCTAAACAAGCATTGTTCTCAGAACCCCAGCCAGGGCCTAACTAGGAAATAACTGGATACGTTTAAATATAGTGTGTTTTAATACTCCTGGATTACAGCTCGGTTAACAAAAGGAAACTTATGGGAGGAAGACAGTTTTATTACTTGATCGAATAACTAAAGAAAATTGGGAGTTTTCCCCAGATTGGAAAATTACGGACTGAAGTAAAATCAGATGGCCTATTAAAACAAGATTTACAGCCAGTCTTGGCTGGTGATACTTACTGCAAATAACCTTCACTAATGTTAGCACGAGTTCCCAACACTTCAAATTCCAAAATACGGGAGCCAGG
It includes:
- the YWHAH gene encoding 14-3-3 protein eta, which gives rise to MLQVTELNEPLSNEDRNLLSVAYKNVVGARRSSWRVISSIEQKTMADGNEKKLEKVKAYREKIEKELETVCNDVLALLDKFLIKNCNDFQYESKVFYLKMKGDYYRYLAEVASGEKKNSVVEASEAAYKEAFEISKEHMQPTHPIRLGLALNFSVFYYEIQNAPEQACLLAKQAFDDAIAELDTLNEDSYKDSTLIMQLLRDNLTLWTSDQQDEEAGEGN